The Candidatus Dadabacteria bacterium genome contains a region encoding:
- a CDS encoding DUF4268 domain-containing protein, which produces MIKRPNRTVLNDALDEFRDAMRTFVVRGMRRVRGKTVKEAIYDSLSPNQASQFNRNLKNKGSIESAIDIGDFPNLVRKNWRQVFSQQFGDNMNVQNALYIIKEARDSAAHPSTEDLDAEYTRVALYHIVDVLDKINAPEAKKKVKEYRKKLFKSKPSQLPSNEPREVSPPNIDVPQDTFEEAELAANLQQVDGNVVNSLSPDPRLSQKDKYTAYFQELIDQLREQHNFTRARRASKGQGYYSFASGATGIKYTAGFNKPQIVYVRLRIDFGDREENKSFFDILKERESLINAQFDVPLSWERRDDVLKCQINVNREGTIDSDPSALEAFRAWHIENLLKFKAVFTPEIQRARETLKSQ; this is translated from the coding sequence ATGATAAAACGCCCAAACCGAACTGTACTGAATGATGCACTTGATGAATTTCGCGACGCAATGCGCACCTTTGTTGTCCGCGGTATGAGACGTGTTAGAGGGAAAACCGTCAAAGAGGCTATTTATGATTCCCTGTCACCGAATCAGGCAAGCCAGTTTAATAGAAACCTAAAAAATAAGGGCAGCATTGAAAGTGCGATTGACATCGGAGACTTCCCAAATCTTGTACGCAAAAACTGGCGGCAAGTTTTCAGCCAACAGTTTGGCGATAATATGAACGTGCAAAACGCGCTCTATATTATCAAAGAAGCGCGAGACAGTGCCGCGCACCCATCTACAGAGGATTTAGATGCTGAATATACGCGTGTGGCACTGTACCATATTGTAGACGTACTTGACAAAATCAACGCACCTGAAGCGAAAAAGAAAGTTAAAGAGTATCGAAAGAAACTTTTTAAATCTAAACCCTCACAATTGCCAAGCAATGAGCCACGGGAGGTAAGTCCGCCAAATATCGACGTGCCCCAAGACACTTTTGAGGAAGCAGAACTCGCAGCAAATCTGCAACAGGTGGACGGGAATGTGGTCAACTCACTATCGCCAGACCCGCGTCTGAGTCAAAAGGACAAGTATACCGCCTACTTTCAAGAATTGATAGATCAACTCCGAGAACAGCATAACTTTACAAGAGCGCGTCGGGCCTCGAAAGGTCAGGGGTACTACTCCTTTGCCTCAGGAGCTACAGGCATAAAATATACTGCAGGATTTAACAAGCCACAAATAGTGTATGTGAGACTGCGCATTGATTTCGGAGATCGCGAGGAAAACAAAAGTTTCTTTGATATCCTCAAAGAAAGGGAATCCTTGATCAATGCCCAATTTGATGTTCCGTTATCCTGGGAGCGACGCGACGATGTCTTAAAATGCCAAATTAATGTCAATCGCGAAGGTACTATTGATTCTGATCCGAGTGCGTTAGAAGCCTTCAGAGCATGGCATATTGAGAATCTACTCAAATTCAAAGCGGTGTTCACGCCTGAAATCCAACGGGCACGCGAAACCCTAAAATCCCAGTGA